The Procambarus clarkii isolate CNS0578487 chromosome 7, FALCON_Pclarkii_2.0, whole genome shotgun sequence genome window below encodes:
- the LOC138357990 gene encoding uncharacterized protein → MDRNYADDFVIIIKGKDAARLKPKCISKEAKQIGIKLNPTKTKAMPIKIAKRNIQFTANNKESSLLSSSSPDGPGTLERAGGLTDTSMTISYAAIVAVSFNSLEMSCHGLVLLSLVMDPRRPSRLTVPWVEEDQTLQAATQVAAHRQNPHYPHHTGRLNDAPGTTAGPEVDLGESASVFKMDHDSRTTACPSDVKVEEDDSSDDDCLVIDLDESTAWMTTTAGHEVALGEAASRRTILPHSGETTPRSPLARRPRGGPYSPALGSVLCGWLRVGSTREVRLPRDSTSNIGVALGEAASRRTILPHPGVSLGRLAPGGVDEDEGVNAVKQAQDTPDDDDCTEVALGEAASRRTTLPHPGVSLGRLAPGGVDSRDDGKEAGATRPAHDATRRPKVALGEAASRGTPVGTTFGRTNPGASNVELVPDVTTITNDASPEDDPGIWTSWTTPSRTPFYSFTSGVGFSDLITSAPGIGSSDLASKPRLASALQLRYSSTPADLGVGTSDASHGVGSSDTSPRTGSTNKHLRAGACNTPLRAGPGSAKTSTTRADPSDDSQTATVPETGSGVGASGTRPGTDSTSKPCRAGACNAPLRASSGNAKTSTTRADPSDDSQTAIVQGTVLGVGTSDTSPGTEATNKPLRAGACYTPLRAGPGNAKTSTTRADPQTATVQGAVSGAGASDDRDFWDSPLSQRPQNRQYTFRRVHNESDDSNDSQDAQTMSQEINGLLNQERIVFFTCNLNTIKTTQNTEQNKRKQ, encoded by the exons GCAAATAATAAAGAATCCTCTTTACTTTCTTCTTCATCACCAGATGGGCCTGGAACTCTAGAAAGGGCAGGTGGTTTAACAGACACGTCCATGACTATTTCATATGCTGCGATTGTTGCAGTGTCATTCAACTCCTTGGAGATGAGTTG CCACGGCCTCGTGCTTCTGTCCCTTGTGATGGATCCACGACGGCCCTCGAGGCTGACGGTCCCGTGGGTGGAGGAGGACCAAACCCTGCAGGCAGCAACCCAGGTCGCTGCCCATAGGCAAAACCCACATTACCCACACCACACCGGCCGCCTGAATGATGCTCCAGGGACGACGGCGGGACCCGAGGTCGACCTTGGTGAGTCGGCCTCAGTATTCAAGATGGACCACGACTCGAGGACGACTGCCTGCCCCAGCGATGTGAAAGTGGAAGAAGACGACTCCAGTGACGATGACTGTCTGGTGATCGACCTGGACGAATCGACCGCATGGATGACGACGACCGCTGGCCAcgaggtcgcccttggcgaggcggcctcaaggaggaccatactcccccactctgggGAG ACAACACcgaggtcgcccttggcgaggcggcctcgaggaggaccatactccccCGCCCTGGGGTcagtcctgtgcggctggctcagggtGGGGTCGACGCGCGAGGTGAGGCTACCCCGTGACTCTACTAGCAACATtggggtcgcccttggcgaggcggcctcgaggaggaccatactcccccaccctgGGGTCAGTCTTGGGAGGCTGGCTCCGGGTGGGGTCGACGAGGACGAGGGAGTCAACGCAGTGAAGCAGGCCCAGGACACACCAGACGACGACGACTGTACcgaggtcgcccttggcgaggcggcctcgaggaggaccacactcccccaccctggGGTCAGTCTTGGGAGGCTGGCTCCGGGTGGGGTCGACTCGAGAGACGACGGGAAGGAGGCCGGCGCTACGAGGCCGGCCCATGACGCTACCAGACGCCCCaaggtcgcccttggcgaggcggcctcgagaGGGACCCCTGTTGGGACCACCTTCGGCAGGACGAACCCGGGGGCCAGCAATGTGGAACTGGTCCCTGATGTGACAACCATCACCAACGATGCCAGCCCCGAGGACGACCCTGGTATATGGACATCATGGACGACTCCATCCAGGACGCCGTTCTACAGTTTTACATCTGGGGTCGGATTCAGCGACTTAATCACATCAGCTCCTGGGATCGGCTCCAGCGACCTGGCCAGTAAGCCCAGATTAGCAAGCGCTCTCCAACTGAGGTATAGCTCGACGCCTGCGGATCTAGGGGTCGGCACCAGCGACGCAAGCCACGGGGTCGGCTCCAGCGACACTAGCCCTAGGACTGGCTCTACCAACAAGCACTTGCGGGCTGGTGCCTGCAATACACCCCTGAGGGCAGGCCCTGGCAGTGCCAAGACATCTACCACCAGGGCCGACCCCAGCGACGACTCCCAGACAGCCACAGTTCCGGAGACTGGCTCGGGGGTCGGCGCCAGCGGCACTCGCCCAGGAACCGACTCCACCAGCAAGCCCTGTAGGGCTGGTGCCTGCAATGCACCCCTGAGGGCCAGCTCTGGCAATGCCAAGACATCGACTACCAGGGCCGACCCCAGCGACGACTCCCAGACAGCCATAGTACAGGGGACTGTTCTGGGGGTCGGCACCAGCGACACGAGCCCAGGAACAGAGGCCACCAACAAGCCCTTAAGGGCTGGTGCCTGCTATACACCCCTGAGGGCCGGCCCTGGTAATGCCAAGACATCCACTACCAGGGCCGACCCCCAGACAGCCACAGTTCAGGGGGCTGTTTCGGGGGCCGGCGCCAGCGACGACCGTGACTTCTGGGACAGCCCTCTCTCCCAAAGGCCCCAGAACAGGCAATACACATTCAGGAGAGTCCACAATGAGTCTGACGACAGTAACGACAGTCAGGACGCCCAAACAATGAGCCAGGAGATCAACGGGCTCCTGAACCAAGAGAGAAttgttttttttacatgcaacttaaatacaataaaaacaacacagaatacagaacagaacaaaagaaaacaatag